The Streptomyces nigra genome includes the window GCCGAGGGCTGCGCGGTCCCGCGAACGGCGGCAAGGAGGAGTGCCTCATCGTGGATGTCGAGGACAACTTCGGCGCGGCCGACGAACTCCTCGGATTCCGTGCCTACGAAGAGCTCTGGCGAAAGCAGGGATCATGATTCTGGTACCGGACCTCGCCGACGTCGATGCGACCACCACCAGCGGCGCCGAACGGCGGGTGGCCCGACTGCTGCGAGCGGTGGACGGCCCCGCCGACGCCGTCGCCTTCCACTCCGTCAAGCTGCGGAGCCACGCGGTCAAGCAGCAGGGCGAAGCTGACTTCGTCGTGCTCTGGAACGGCATCGTCATCGTCCTAGAGGTCAAGGGCGGAGGTGTCCGGAAGTACGACGGCGTCTGGTACTCCATCGACAGGCACGGCGATTGGAAGAAGTTGCGAGAGTCGCCGATGGATCAGGCGCAGTCGGCGATGTACGCGCTGCGCGACATTCTCCAGGAGGAGGGCGTCGGATGGTTCGCTACCGAGGCTGTCGCCCTCACCCCCGACATCGACGCACCCCCACCGGCCGTCGAGTGGAAGGGAAGCCACTGGTGGGCCAAGGAGCAGATGAGCATCGCCGCGCTGACCGAGGCCTTCGAGAAGGTGGCCGGCGGAGCGAGGAGCGCGCCTCACGGAATCAGGGTCGCCAGGTCGGAGACGCTCCGGGCCCGCCTGTTCGGCGAGTTCACCAGGATGCCCGTCATCGATGCACAGCGGGGGGCCGTGCTGGAGGAGCAGAATCGGGCGACCGAGGGGCAGGCCAGGGTCCTTGCCGCGCTGTCCCGGAACCCGAGGATGCTCGTGTTCGGTGGGGCGGGCACAGGGAAGTCCCTGGTGCTGGCTGAAGGAGCGAAGCAGGAGGCGGGCGAAGGGAAGTCCGTCCTCATCACTTTTCACTCGCCCGCCCTGGTCGACTTCTTCGGCCCTCGGATCGTGGGCAGAGACATCGATCTCCTTCCCTTCGCGGACCTGTCCGGTGACAAGAAGTACGACGTCGTCTTCGTCGACGAGGCACAGGACCTCATGAACGCCGACGGCATGGACGCCTTGGACGCCGTGATCCGCGGCGGTCGGGAAGGCGGCCGGTGGAGGATGTTCCTCGATCCCAACAATCAGGCGCGCGTCGACGGCGAGTTCGACCCTGAGGTCTGCGAGCTGGTCCAGCAGGAGGCGCTCCAGTACGACCTCGACCGTAACGTGCGCAACACCCGCGCGATCGTCCATGTCGTGCAGGAGTATCTCGGCGCCGATGTCGGGGACCCGGGCATCGTGCACGGTGATCGGGTGGAATGGCGGTGGTCCGACGGGTCGGCCGGTGTCTCCGCGGCCGAGAGCGTGGCTCGCGACCTCGTCGCCGATGGAGCCCGACGCCATGACATCTGGATCATCAGCGTGTCCGAGGACGCCGAGCCCCGCAGGAGTGAGGCCGGATTCCTCGTGACCAACCCCCGCTACGCCAAGGGCCTGGAGGCGGAGCACGTCATCGTCTGCGACCTGCCCCAGGAATACGACGACCGGGGAATCGCCGCGTTCTACGTGGCTGTCACTCGGGCGCGGGTCACCCTCCACGTGGTCGCGTCCAGGGCCGACAAGAAGCGGCTCCAGGATCTTCTTCGAAAGCAGGTCGACAAGTGAACCTCACAGTGGCCCAGAAGGAGGCCCTCAATCATCTCCGAGCCTCCTACGTGGGGCCCGAAGCGGGGCCCGAGGAGGTCACCGCGAACCTGCCTCATCGGCAGTACGCCGTCGGCATGCTCTTCCCGGCCGAGGCGGAGGCTCGACCTTCTCACGCCGACCGAGACACGGACGCGGACGTGACGGCGGACGTCCCCGACGGCGATGTCGAGGAGACCGGGGCCGCGGTTCCCTTGGCCGAGGACTGGAAGCCCTCGTCCGTCGCGCTGTCCTTCGTCACCGACGGAGACTCCGTCGACGTCGACTTCTCGTGCGGCACGTACGCCGCCGTCGCGGGGGACGGACCGCCCAGATGGCGGCGTACCCCGTTCTCCAAGGACGGCCTCGTGCTCAGGCGAGGGGAGGGCCCCGAAAGCCTTTCCGTGGGCGGCGTCCCGGTGGAGCTCGGTTCTCGCTGGCGGGACTTCCGGGGCAATTCGTTGGTCACCGTCCATGTACGGGTCCTGGGCGAATCCACGGGCGACGACCGACTCGACATCCCGCGGATGCTCTTCCAGGTCCGCTTGGCCGCCGCGCCCTCCGACGGGGCGGGAATCCTGGAGCACGACACCACACGCTCCATCGAGACCGACCCGGAAGCCGCCGAACTGCGCCTGCGGTATCGCAAGCGGAAGGTCTACGCGGTCGGGCACGGGATGGCCGCCGACTGGGAGTTCGCGGACGACCGTTGTACCAGGGTCTTCCTCGAGCCCGTACCGGCGTTCGTGGTGCCCGCCGTCGAGACGACGGGGTTCGATGAGGGGACGGCGGAGGCCGAGGCTCTGGAGCTGGGGCATCTTCAGCGGATCGACGAGGATCCCGAAGCGGTCCTTCGATCGTTGGACGCCTTCGTCGAGGCGTTCGCCGGTTGGGCCTCCAAACAGTTGGAGCGGGCCGAGACGTTCGACCCCGACAGGGACGTGGCCGTCCGGATCGCCCGACGATCGCAGGACGCCGTCGACAGGATGAGGGAGGGCCTGGACCTCCTCAGGGCGCCGGGGCGGCAGGACCTTCGGACGGCATTCTCGCTCGGCATGGCCGCCATGCGGCTTCAGATGCGGCAGGCGTCCCTCAACCGCGGGACGCCAGATAACCAGGTCCAGGAGCCGCGTTGGCGACCCTTCCAGCTCGGCTTCCTGCTGGTTTCACTGGCCTCCACCGTCGACGAGAGGCACAAGGAGCGGGAGCTCGTCGACCTCATCTGGTTCCCGACCGGTGGCGGCAAGACCGAGGCGTATCTGGGCCTCGCCGCGATCGAGGTGTTCCGCCGACGACTCACACACAAGAACGCCGGCGGGGGAACCGCCGTCATCACCCGCTACACCCTGCGGCTGCTGACCTCTCAGCAGTTCCAACGGGCCGCGGCGCTGGTCTGTGCCATGGAGATGCTGCGGGGCACGGACGAACGGGCGAAGGGCATGGCTCCGTTCTCCATCGG containing:
- a CDS encoding nuclease-related domain-containing DEAD/DEAH box helicase, translating into MILVPDLADVDATTTSGAERRVARLLRAVDGPADAVAFHSVKLRSHAVKQQGEADFVVLWNGIVIVLEVKGGGVRKYDGVWYSIDRHGDWKKLRESPMDQAQSAMYALRDILQEEGVGWFATEAVALTPDIDAPPPAVEWKGSHWWAKEQMSIAALTEAFEKVAGGARSAPHGIRVARSETLRARLFGEFTRMPVIDAQRGAVLEEQNRATEGQARVLAALSRNPRMLVFGGAGTGKSLVLAEGAKQEAGEGKSVLITFHSPALVDFFGPRIVGRDIDLLPFADLSGDKKYDVVFVDEAQDLMNADGMDALDAVIRGGREGGRWRMFLDPNNQARVDGEFDPEVCELVQQEALQYDLDRNVRNTRAIVHVVQEYLGADVGDPGIVHGDRVEWRWSDGSAGVSAAESVARDLVADGARRHDIWIISVSEDAEPRRSEAGFLVTNPRYAKGLEAEHVIVCDLPQEYDDRGIAAFYVAVTRARVTLHVVASRADKKRLQDLLRKQVDK